Proteins encoded by one window of Calidithermus timidus DSM 17022:
- a CDS encoding long-chain fatty acid--CoA ligase translates to MIIQPTPELKKYTLPQLLRLRAKHERERVALREKEFGIWNEVTYGEYYARVRHFAYGLLELGFQRGERLAILADNIPEWLYAELGTQAVGGISVGVYQSSLPPEIAYVLSYTGAAVVVAENQEQVDKLLEIRNEIPSVRKVIYEDPRGMRAYRGDAWLVSFEEVLRLGEAAEQKQPGLLDELIDQGKPDDVCHLSLTSGTTGRPKAAMLMHRNLIHMGVSLQSIDPLKPTDDYLSFLPFAWIGEQMMSVGMALAGGFTVNFPESVDTAMADLKEVGPHVMFSPPRVWEGIQSNIWVRISETYAFNRWMYERMLAIGMKAADYRMSGKPMPLGLRVGYWLAEQLMFRPLRDQLGFLRLRRAYTGGAALGPDVFRFYHAIGVNLKQIYGQTEIIGIAFVHRDGDVRADTVGVPIPGGEVRISDSGEILCKSDAVVAGYWERPEDTAKTFEGGWLHTGDAGYLTERGHLVVIDRVSDVMHTAGGQMFSPQFIENKLKFSPFVKEAVVFGDQKPFITAFINVDPQTVGKWAEDRGIAYTTYLDLSQKPEVAELIGKEVRSVNESLPEHLRICRFVLLYKLLDADDDELTRTGKVRRKFIMQRYQPLVDALYGGAQTVRVETEFKYQDGSVQKVATEVRVLEATARAEVVGGYAVR, encoded by the coding sequence ATGATCATCCAACCCACCCCCGAACTCAAGAAGTACACCTTGCCCCAACTGCTGCGGCTGCGGGCCAAGCATGAGCGGGAGCGGGTAGCCTTGCGGGAGAAGGAATTCGGCATCTGGAACGAGGTGACCTATGGCGAGTACTACGCCCGGGTCCGACACTTCGCCTACGGGCTGCTCGAGCTCGGTTTCCAGCGCGGCGAGCGCCTGGCGATCCTGGCCGACAACATCCCCGAGTGGCTCTACGCCGAGCTGGGAACCCAGGCCGTGGGGGGCATCTCGGTGGGGGTCTACCAATCCTCGCTGCCCCCCGAGATCGCCTACGTGCTCTCCTACACCGGTGCCGCCGTGGTGGTGGCCGAGAACCAGGAGCAGGTCGATAAGCTGTTGGAGATCCGCAACGAGATCCCCAGCGTGCGCAAGGTCATCTACGAGGACCCCCGCGGGATGCGGGCCTACCGCGGCGACGCTTGGCTGGTGAGTTTCGAGGAGGTGTTGCGGCTGGGCGAAGCCGCCGAGCAGAAGCAACCCGGCCTCCTCGACGAACTCATCGACCAGGGCAAGCCCGACGACGTATGCCACCTCTCGCTGACCTCGGGCACTACGGGGCGGCCCAAGGCGGCCATGCTCATGCACCGAAACCTCATCCACATGGGCGTCTCGCTGCAGAGCATCGACCCCTTGAAGCCCACCGACGACTACCTCTCCTTTTTGCCCTTCGCATGGATCGGCGAGCAGATGATGTCGGTGGGAATGGCCCTGGCCGGGGGCTTCACCGTCAACTTCCCCGAGTCGGTGGACACCGCCATGGCCGACCTCAAGGAGGTCGGGCCGCACGTGATGTTCAGCCCCCCCCGGGTGTGGGAGGGCATCCAGAGCAACATCTGGGTGCGCATCTCCGAGACCTACGCCTTCAACCGCTGGATGTACGAACGCATGCTGGCTATCGGGATGAAGGCCGCCGACTACCGCATGAGCGGCAAGCCGATGCCGCTGGGCCTGCGCGTTGGCTATTGGCTGGCCGAGCAGCTCATGTTCCGGCCCCTGCGCGATCAGCTCGGTTTCCTGCGCCTGCGCCGAGCCTATACCGGCGGGGCGGCGTTGGGACCGGACGTCTTCCGCTTCTACCACGCCATCGGGGTCAACCTCAAGCAGATCTATGGCCAGACCGAGATCATCGGCATCGCCTTCGTGCACCGCGATGGCGACGTGCGCGCCGACACCGTGGGGGTGCCCATCCCCGGCGGCGAGGTCCGAATCAGCGACTCGGGCGAGATCTTGTGCAAGTCCGACGCGGTGGTGGCGGGCTACTGGGAGCGCCCCGAAGACACCGCCAAGACCTTCGAGGGGGGGTGGCTGCACACCGGTGACGCGGGTTACCTCACTGAGCGCGGGCATTTGGTGGTCATAGACCGGGTTTCCGACGTGATGCACACCGCGGGTGGGCAGATGTTCAGCCCCCAGTTCATCGAGAACAAGCTCAAGTTCTCGCCTTTCGTCAAGGAGGCGGTGGTCTTCGGCGACCAGAAACCCTTCATCACCGCCTTCATCAACGTCGATCCCCAGACCGTGGGCAAGTGGGCCGAGGACCGGGGCATCGCCTACACCACCTACCTCGACCTCTCGCAAAAGCCCGAGGTGGCCGAGCTCATCGGCAAGGAGGTGCGTTCGGTTAATGAGAGCCTGCCCGAGCATCTGCGCATCTGCCGCTTCGTGCTCTTGTACAAGCTGCTCGACGCCGACGACGACGAGCTCACGCGCACCGGCAAGGTGCGACGCAAGTTCATCATGCAACGCTATCAACCCCTCGTGGACGCGCTCTACGGCGGGGCCCAGACGGTACGGGTGGAGACCGAATTCAAGTACCAGGACGGTTCGGTGCAGAAGGTGGCGACCGAGGTGAGGGTGCTCGAGGCCACCGCTCGAGCCGAGGTGGTGGGTGGCTATGCGGTCCGTTGA
- a CDS encoding GntR family transcriptional regulator yields MATNPSRPPATSPDRVAQQLRERILGGQYPGGTTLRQEELAEEMGVSRMPVREALRQLAAEGLLVLQPHRGAVVAELSIAELEEIYEMRAVLEPLALRLAIPRLGKGQLGEAEDALDEAGREHDGQRLSELNWKFHAALYRPANRPRLLSTIELLHLNADRYMRMILTVVHHREQSDREHRALLEACRRQEVEQASSLLKRHIIEAGQRLVQFLKEKP; encoded by the coding sequence ATGGCCACCAACCCCAGCAGGCCACCCGCCACCTCGCCCGATCGGGTTGCCCAGCAGCTGCGCGAGCGCATTCTGGGAGGCCAGTACCCCGGCGGCACGACCTTGCGCCAGGAAGAGCTGGCCGAGGAGATGGGCGTGAGCCGGATGCCCGTGCGTGAGGCCCTGCGACAACTGGCAGCGGAAGGGCTGCTGGTCCTCCAGCCGCATCGGGGGGCGGTGGTGGCCGAGCTTTCGATAGCGGAGCTCGAGGAAATCTACGAGATGCGCGCGGTGCTAGAGCCCCTGGCCTTGCGCTTGGCCATCCCCAGGCTCGGCAAGGGCCAGCTAGGCGAAGCCGAGGATGCCCTGGACGAAGCCGGACGCGAGCACGACGGGCAGCGCCTGAGCGAACTCAACTGGAAGTTCCACGCCGCCCTGTACCGGCCCGCAAACCGCCCCCGCCTGCTTTCTACCATCGAGTTGCTTCACCTCAACGCAGATCGCTACATGCGGATGATCCTCACGGTGGTACACCACCGTGAGCAATCCGACCGCGAGCACCGCGCTCTGCTCGAGGCCTGCCGAAGGCAGGAGGTTGAACAAGCTTCCAGTCTACTCAAGCGGCACATCATCGAAGCCGGGCAACGCCTGGTGCAGTTTTTGAAGGAGAAGCCATGA
- a CDS encoding ABC transporter ATP-binding protein has translation MQLLVDKVSLAFGGLRALSEVSLEVVQGELVSIIGPNGAGKTSLLNCISGFYHPSSGRISFEGHDLTRASPHQVTQYGIARAFQNIELFNGLTVLENLLLARHTFSKYNLLEAVLVYGPAMRVGVANRRVVEEVIDFMDLEPYRKVLVGDLPYGVRKRVEVARALSLSPKLLLLDEPMAGMTLEEKEDMVRYILDIRAERGTTIILIEHDLGVVMDISDRVYVLDFGQVIAQGSPEEVSSNPRVQEAYVGVEIP, from the coding sequence GTGCAGCTTTTGGTGGACAAAGTGAGTTTGGCCTTTGGCGGTTTGCGGGCGCTGAGTGAGGTCTCGCTCGAGGTCGTCCAGGGCGAACTGGTCTCGATCATCGGCCCCAACGGGGCGGGGAAGACCAGCCTGCTCAACTGCATATCCGGCTTCTACCACCCCTCCTCAGGGCGCATCAGCTTCGAGGGTCACGACCTCACGCGGGCCTCACCCCACCAGGTCACCCAGTACGGCATCGCCCGCGCGTTCCAGAACATCGAGCTGTTCAACGGGCTTACGGTGTTGGAGAACTTGCTCCTGGCCCGTCACACCTTCTCGAAGTACAACCTCCTCGAGGCGGTGCTGGTCTACGGCCCGGCCATGAGGGTGGGCGTCGCCAACCGGCGCGTCGTGGAGGAGGTCATCGACTTCATGGACCTCGAGCCCTACCGCAAGGTGCTGGTGGGCGACCTGCCCTATGGCGTGCGTAAGCGGGTGGAGGTGGCCCGCGCATTGTCACTCTCGCCCAAGTTGCTCCTCCTCGACGAGCCCATGGCGGGCATGACGCTGGAGGAGAAGGAGGACATGGTGCGCTACATCCTCGACATCCGCGCCGAGCGGGGCACCACCATCATCCTCATCGAGCACGACCTAGGCGTGGTGATGGACATCTCCGACCGGGTCTACGTGCTCGACTTCGGGCAGGTCATCGCCCAGGGTTCGCCGGAGGAGGTCTCGAGCAACCCCCGCGTGCAGGAGGCCTACGTGGGCGTGGAGATTCCCTAG
- a CDS encoding ABC transporter substrate-binding protein, translating to MKRSMLLIGLTLLGLAQAQKTVSLVHSGAITGPTSDVGGPYAAAIEDYCKYANEQKLIPGYTLNCIVRDDQYQNPNAQRILEEALDRAKPAVYLGYATGAMLALKSLIQEVKLPAIPASAHIGLIDPPDNTYIFLPTSSYSEQVVALLEHIAREKKGAKVALVVHPSAFGRAPVEDARKAAAQLGLSIVDVQENGGSLDNTALLRNLEQKGAEYIVHQNVAGPVANILKDAKRLGLDKKIKQLGAIYTGGNDLIRLAGDAAEGYLWASSYYTLEEDTPGMRLHRELAAKNNRGTLGQSHNYTAGLLAAAIAVEAMKRAAQRFGRIDNVTFYDALVGMNGPNAFNPGFVVKTANSPEIDFTKSEQTGGEGLRVLEVKGGKFVPITQPFTSALFRKVHYGK from the coding sequence ATGAAGCGAAGCATGTTGTTGATCGGACTCACCCTGCTGGGCTTGGCTCAAGCGCAAAAGACCGTCAGCCTGGTGCACTCGGGCGCGATCACCGGCCCTACCTCCGACGTGGGTGGTCCTTATGCCGCGGCCATCGAGGACTACTGCAAGTACGCCAACGAGCAGAAGCTCATCCCCGGCTACACCCTCAACTGCATCGTGCGCGACGACCAGTACCAGAACCCCAACGCCCAGCGCATCCTCGAGGAGGCCCTTGACCGCGCTAAGCCCGCCGTCTACTTGGGTTACGCCACCGGGGCCATGCTGGCGCTGAAGTCGCTTATCCAGGAGGTCAAGCTCCCCGCCATTCCTGCCTCGGCCCATATCGGCCTCATCGACCCGCCCGACAACACTTACATCTTCTTGCCCACTTCTTCTTACTCCGAGCAGGTGGTAGCGCTGCTGGAGCATATCGCCCGGGAGAAGAAGGGCGCTAAGGTGGCGCTGGTGGTGCACCCCAGTGCCTTTGGTCGCGCACCGGTCGAAGATGCCCGCAAAGCGGCGGCCCAGCTGGGCCTCTCCATTGTGGACGTGCAGGAGAACGGTGGTAGCCTGGATAACACGGCCCTGCTGCGCAACCTCGAGCAGAAGGGTGCTGAGTACATCGTTCACCAGAACGTGGCCGGCCCGGTGGCTAATATCCTCAAGGATGCCAAGCGGCTTGGCCTGGACAAGAAGATCAAGCAGCTCGGGGCCATCTACACCGGCGGCAACGATCTCATCCGCCTGGCGGGAGATGCGGCAGAAGGCTACCTCTGGGCCAGCAGCTACTACACCCTCGAGGAGGACACCCCCGGCATGAGGTTGCACCGCGAACTCGCCGCCAAGAACAACCGCGGCACCCTGGGTCAGAGCCACAACTACACCGCCGGCCTGTTGGCTGCCGCCATCGCCGTCGAGGCCATGAAGCGCGCGGCCCAGCGCTTTGGCCGAATCGATAACGTCACCTTCTACGATGCCTTGGTGGGCATGAACGGCCCCAACGCCTTCAACCCCGGCTTTGTGGTCAAGACCGCTAACAGCCCCGAGATCGACTTCACCAAGAGCGAGCAGACCGGCGGCGAGGGGTTGCGGGTGCTCGAGGTCAAGGGCGGCAAGTTCGTGCCCATCACCCAGCCCTTCACCTCTGCCCTCTTCCGTAAGGTGCACTACGGCAAGTAG
- the ctaD gene encoding cytochrome c oxidase subunit I: MAVQAPTPSRPGGLPRTLALIWDLMTTSDHKKVGLIYLVTSFVMFGLAGLMAVAIRWQLAGPDKHFLVGDTYNQVLTLHGATMLFFFIIPAGLSGFGNFMVPLMLGERDVALPRINAFAAWLFLFSGLLIYTSLFFGGAPDVGWTFYWPFSSTRLGHGVDFFMLGVLLLGVSSLLGSANFAATVYNLRAKGMSLWKMPIFVWSIFATSLLSLFALAGITAASLLVFIDRKLGFSPFNAAIGGDPVLFQQFFWFYSHPAVYIMLLPYLGIAAEVASTFARKPVFGYRFMVFAQLGIAVVGFLVWAHHMFTVGESLLFQLVFVFFTALVAVPTGVKIFSLLGTLWRGHLDMRTPLLFVLGFLFNFLLGGITGVMLAVVPFDYSVHDTYFVVAHFHNVLMAGSGFLAFAGLYYWWPKITGRMYSERWGKLHFWLFLVGYLLTFLPQYVLGFLGMPRRYYTYPDGNYLWNELNFISTIGAITLALGGIAWLVGVIDSFRRNQKASDNPWEGFTLEWATSSPPPAYNFAVSFPRFFPSERPLYDWKKEGLETTPVDVRDIHLPAPTVWPFMTALGLLIMGVGIAISPNAHPSGLPGVAGWQGWLAVGLITFIYSLFRWAGRLEYDVPVEHHTVTNKSNAWVGMAWFIVSEIALFGILIAGYLYLRLSGAAQPPEERPAIWLALLNTFFLVASSFTVHYAHHDLRSHKMSPLRFGLLISILLGTVFFLFQTYEFAVFRSHVNPAEQLWATMFFIIVGLHGAHVVIGGTGLALAYYQAIQNKLDDHNHGTLEGASMYWHLVDAVWLFIVSIFYIW, encoded by the coding sequence ATGGCAGTTCAAGCACCTACTCCCTCAAGACCCGGTGGCCTCCCCAGGACGCTGGCCCTGATCTGGGACCTGATGACCACCAGCGACCACAAGAAGGTGGGTCTGATCTACCTGGTTACCTCCTTCGTGATGTTTGGCCTGGCTGGTCTGATGGCGGTGGCCATCCGCTGGCAGCTGGCTGGTCCCGACAAGCACTTCTTGGTGGGCGACACCTACAACCAAGTGCTCACCTTGCACGGGGCCACGATGCTCTTCTTCTTCATCATCCCCGCAGGGCTTTCCGGCTTTGGCAACTTCATGGTGCCTTTGATGCTGGGAGAGCGCGACGTGGCCTTGCCACGCATCAACGCCTTCGCAGCTTGGCTGTTTTTGTTTTCCGGCCTCCTGATTTACACCTCGCTGTTCTTCGGGGGCGCCCCTGACGTTGGCTGGACCTTCTACTGGCCCTTCTCCTCCACCCGCCTTGGTCACGGCGTTGACTTCTTCATGCTGGGCGTGTTGCTGCTGGGCGTCTCCTCACTGCTGGGCTCGGCCAACTTCGCCGCGACCGTATATAACCTGCGGGCCAAGGGCATGAGCCTGTGGAAGATGCCTATTTTCGTCTGGAGCATCTTCGCCACCTCGCTGTTGTCGCTGTTCGCCCTGGCCGGGATCACCGCTGCCAGCCTGCTGGTCTTCATCGACCGTAAGCTGGGGTTCAGCCCCTTCAACGCCGCCATCGGTGGCGACCCGGTGCTGTTCCAGCAGTTTTTCTGGTTCTACTCGCACCCGGCGGTGTACATCATGCTGTTGCCCTACCTGGGTATCGCCGCTGAGGTGGCTTCTACTTTTGCCCGCAAGCCGGTCTTCGGCTACCGCTTCATGGTCTTCGCCCAGCTTGGTATCGCGGTGGTGGGCTTTTTGGTGTGGGCGCACCACATGTTCACGGTAGGCGAGAGCCTGCTGTTCCAGCTCGTATTCGTGTTCTTCACCGCACTGGTGGCCGTCCCCACGGGCGTGAAGATCTTCAGCCTGCTGGGTACGCTGTGGCGGGGCCACCTGGACATGAGGACCCCACTGCTGTTTGTGCTGGGCTTCCTCTTCAACTTCCTGCTGGGGGGGATCACCGGGGTGATGCTGGCGGTGGTACCCTTCGACTACTCCGTGCACGACACCTACTTTGTAGTAGCCCACTTCCACAACGTACTGATGGCGGGTTCGGGCTTCCTGGCCTTCGCCGGGCTTTACTACTGGTGGCCCAAGATCACCGGACGCATGTACAGCGAGCGGTGGGGTAAGCTGCACTTTTGGCTGTTCCTCGTGGGCTACCTGCTGACCTTTTTGCCCCAGTACGTGCTAGGTTTTCTGGGGATGCCCCGTCGCTACTACACCTACCCTGATGGCAACTACCTGTGGAATGAGCTGAACTTCATCTCGACCATCGGGGCCATCACCCTGGCGCTGGGTGGGATTGCCTGGCTGGTTGGGGTCATCGACAGCTTCCGCCGTAACCAGAAGGCCAGCGATAACCCCTGGGAGGGCTTCACCCTCGAGTGGGCCACCTCCTCCCCACCACCCGCGTACAACTTCGCCGTAAGCTTCCCCCGCTTCTTCCCCTCTGAGCGGCCTCTGTACGACTGGAAGAAGGAGGGCCTCGAGACCACCCCCGTCGACGTCAGGGACATCCACCTGCCTGCACCCACAGTCTGGCCCTTCATGACCGCGTTGGGTTTGCTGATCATGGGCGTGGGCATAGCCATCAGCCCCAATGCTCATCCCAGCGGTCTCCCTGGCGTGGCCGGCTGGCAGGGCTGGCTCGCGGTGGGCCTGATCACCTTCATCTACAGCCTCTTCCGCTGGGCGGGGAGGCTGGAGTACGACGTTCCGGTCGAACACCACACCGTCACCAACAAGTCCAACGCCTGGGTGGGGATGGCTTGGTTCATCGTCTCGGAAATCGCGCTCTTCGGCATCCTCATCGCGGGCTACCTCTACCTGCGCCTGTCTGGGGCCGCCCAGCCGCCCGAGGAGCGCCCGGCCATCTGGCTGGCGCTGCTCAACACCTTCTTCCTGGTAGCGAGCTCTTTCACGGTGCACTACGCCCACCACGACCTGCGTAGCCACAAGATGTCGCCGCTGCGCTTCGGTCTTCTGATCAGCATCCTCCTGGGCACGGTGTTCTTCCTCTTCCAGACCTATGAGTTCGCGGTTTTCCGGAGCCACGTCAACCCCGCCGAGCAATTGTGGGCGACCATGTTCTTTATCATCGTGGGTCTGCACGGCGCTCACGTGGTGATCGGGGGCACCGGCCTGGCGCTGGCCTACTACCAGGCCATCCAGAACAAGCTCGACGACCACAACCACGGTACCCTCGAGGGCGCCAGCATGTACTGGCACCTCGTGGACGCGGTGTGGCTGTTTATCGTGAGCATCTTCTACATTTGGTGA
- a CDS encoding branched-chain amino acid ABC transporter permease, giving the protein MRNPWAQTGNYRTSYEQDTTIFATYREIVSVGVLLVALVLLPQFLERSQVLTLNFILIYAIAVLGLNITTGYAGLISVGQAAFMGVGAYTVALAAPYLPFYLTIPLGAAVAAVFGAIVGIPSLRVKHLYLALATLAFQEIFVWSVGRMPALAQGASIPVEMRNFLGYEIGFRNHNHFWYYVILFTLVLMVIAWRNLLRGKYGRALVAVRDNDRAADAMGMDPGRTKLMAFALGALYAGVAGGLLAYFQRSVVIEEFTLAKSVGFLAMAIVGGLGTVVGSLLGPAFIEYLRLLMERFSEWIKGNQVIQQVIPPGVDVASALLPLSFGLVIVLFLMFEPRGLYNWWRLVRSYFRTWPFKY; this is encoded by the coding sequence ATGCGTAACCCCTGGGCCCAGACCGGCAACTACCGCACCTCCTACGAGCAAGACACCACCATCTTCGCCACCTACCGCGAGATCGTCTCGGTGGGGGTGCTGCTGGTGGCTCTGGTGCTGCTGCCGCAGTTCCTCGAGCGCTCCCAGGTGCTCACCCTCAACTTCATCCTCATCTACGCCATCGCGGTGCTGGGGCTCAACATCACCACCGGCTACGCGGGGCTCATCAGCGTGGGGCAGGCGGCTTTCATGGGCGTGGGGGCCTACACCGTCGCCCTCGCTGCGCCCTACCTACCCTTCTACCTCACCATCCCGCTGGGGGCGGCGGTGGCCGCGGTGTTCGGGGCCATCGTGGGCATCCCCAGCCTGAGGGTCAAGCACCTGTATCTGGCGCTGGCCACGCTGGCTTTCCAGGAGATCTTCGTGTGGTCGGTGGGCCGGATGCCCGCGCTGGCGCAGGGGGCTTCGATCCCGGTGGAGATGCGCAACTTCCTGGGCTATGAGATCGGTTTTCGCAACCACAATCACTTCTGGTACTATGTCATCCTCTTCACCCTGGTGCTCATGGTGATCGCCTGGCGCAACTTGCTGAGGGGCAAGTATGGGCGGGCGCTGGTGGCGGTGCGCGACAACGACCGGGCTGCCGACGCCATGGGGATGGACCCCGGACGCACCAAGCTGATGGCTTTCGCCCTGGGAGCTCTTTATGCGGGGGTGGCGGGTGGTCTGCTGGCCTACTTCCAACGCAGCGTGGTGATCGAGGAATTTACCCTAGCCAAGAGCGTGGGTTTTCTGGCCATGGCCATCGTAGGGGGCCTGGGTACGGTGGTTGGGAGCCTGCTGGGACCGGCCTTCATCGAGTACCTGCGGCTTTTGATGGAGCGATTTTCGGAGTGGATCAAAGGTAACCAGGTCATCCAGCAGGTCATTCCCCCCGGCGTGGACGTGGCTTCGGCGCTGCTGCCGCTTTCCTTCGGCCTGGTGATCGTGCTGTTTTTGATGTTCGAGCCTCGGGGCCTCTACAACTGGTGGCGGCTGGTGCGAAGTTATTTCCGCACCTGGCCCTTCAAGTATTAA
- a CDS encoding branched-chain amino acid ABC transporter permease — MSDFFQFLISGIAVGSIYALAALGFVLIYKSSRVINFAHGQLIAIGAFVAYALVAWLKLPIALALLTAVLATGLLGFVVERVFLKRLVGQPIISVIMVTIGLASVLDGLMYLTPFGSGNFSYPAFLPQEPLRLAGITVSYPQLLAVGFTALFLLLFGWFFQRSTLGISMRAVADDQMAAMSVGVSVEKVFALAWAVAGVTAASAGMVVGTVSGLNQDSLIAIGLAVFPAVILGGLDSIPGAVVGGITIGVLQNLAAGYLNRFVPGGGTELVIPFVVLLVVLWFKPHGLFGTEEIERV, encoded by the coding sequence GTGAGCGACTTCTTTCAGTTCCTCATCTCCGGCATCGCGGTGGGCTCGATCTACGCCCTGGCCGCGCTGGGCTTCGTGCTGATCTACAAGTCGAGTCGGGTAATCAACTTCGCCCATGGACAGCTCATCGCCATCGGGGCCTTCGTCGCCTATGCGCTGGTGGCCTGGCTGAAGTTACCCATCGCCTTGGCGCTGCTGACGGCGGTGCTCGCGACCGGATTGCTGGGTTTCGTGGTGGAGCGGGTCTTCCTCAAGCGGCTGGTGGGGCAGCCCATCATCTCGGTGATCATGGTGACCATCGGCCTGGCCTCGGTGCTCGACGGGCTGATGTACCTCACCCCCTTCGGCTCGGGTAACTTCAGCTACCCGGCTTTTCTCCCTCAGGAGCCGCTCCGCTTGGCGGGTATCACCGTTTCCTACCCCCAACTGCTGGCCGTGGGCTTCACCGCGCTGTTTCTGCTGTTGTTCGGCTGGTTCTTCCAGCGCTCGACGCTGGGCATCTCCATGCGGGCGGTGGCCGACGACCAGATGGCTGCGATGAGCGTGGGCGTTTCGGTGGAGAAAGTCTTCGCCTTGGCCTGGGCGGTGGCGGGCGTTACCGCGGCCTCGGCGGGGATGGTGGTGGGCACGGTCTCGGGTCTCAACCAGGACAGCCTCATCGCCATCGGGCTGGCGGTGTTCCCGGCGGTGATCCTGGGCGGCCTGGACTCCATCCCCGGCGCGGTGGTGGGGGGCATCACCATCGGGGTGCTGCAGAACCTGGCGGCGGGCTACCTCAACCGCTTCGTTCCCGGCGGCGGCACCGAGCTGGTGATCCCCTTCGTGGTGTTGCTGGTGGTGCTGTGGTTCAAGCCGCACGGATTGTTTGGAACCGAGGAGATCGAGCGGGTATGA
- a CDS encoding ABC transporter ATP-binding protein — protein MQPTHPEDLGPILLEVNNIEVVYKDIIQVLRGVSLKVPEGHITALLGPNGAGKTTTLRAISGLLVPEDGEVVSGSILYRGENIANKTPEAIVLKGIVQVPEGRRVFKHLTVEENLRVGAATRRDREVRQDLERIYHYFPKLAMLRNRLAGYCSGGEQQMLAIGRALLARPRLLLLDEPSLGLAPLLVREIFDIVAQINAEEGVSVLVVEQNARVALSVAHYGYIMESGRIALEGSRAYLEENPDVKEFYLGVAKSGGRKSFKDVKSYRRRKRFM, from the coding sequence ATGCAACCCACCCATCCCGAAGACCTCGGCCCGATCCTGCTCGAGGTCAACAACATCGAAGTCGTCTACAAGGACATCATCCAGGTGCTGCGCGGGGTGTCGCTCAAGGTGCCCGAAGGCCACATCACCGCGCTTTTGGGCCCCAACGGGGCGGGCAAGACCACCACTTTACGGGCCATCTCCGGCTTGCTGGTGCCCGAAGACGGCGAGGTGGTCTCGGGGAGCATCCTCTACCGTGGGGAGAACATCGCCAACAAGACCCCGGAAGCCATCGTGCTCAAGGGCATTGTGCAGGTGCCCGAGGGGCGGCGGGTGTTCAAGCACCTCACCGTCGAGGAGAACCTGCGGGTGGGGGCTGCGACCCGGCGGGATCGGGAGGTGCGGCAAGACCTCGAGCGCATCTACCACTACTTCCCCAAGCTGGCCATGCTTAGGAACCGCCTGGCCGGGTATTGCTCGGGAGGCGAACAGCAGATGTTGGCGATTGGCCGCGCCCTGCTAGCCCGCCCGCGCCTGCTGCTCTTAGACGAGCCCAGCCTAGGCCTCGCACCCTTACTGGTACGCGAAATCTTCGACATCGTCGCCCAGATCAACGCCGAGGAGGGCGTGAGTGTATTGGTGGTTGAGCAGAATGCCCGCGTCGCGCTCAGCGTGGCCCACTACGGCTACATCATGGAGTCGGGCCGCATCGCCCTCGAGGGCAGCCGGGCCTACCTGGAAGAAAACCCCGACGTCAAGGAGTTTTACCTCGGCGTCGCTAAGTCCGGCGGGCGCAAGAGCTTCAAGGACGTGAAGTCCTACCGCAGGCGCAAGCGCTTCATGTGA
- a CDS encoding 1-aminocyclopropane-1-carboxylate deaminase → MKLEKFPRYPLMFGPSPIHPLKRLSEHLGVEIWAKREDCNSGLAFGGNKVRKLEYLIPDALAQGCDTLVSIGGVQSNHTRQVAAVAAHLGLKALLVQEHWVNYEDPIYDQVGNILLSRILGAEVELSPAGFSIGLRESWQRALDKVRQRGGKPYAIPAGASDHPLGGLGFARFAEEVAQQERELGVFFDYIIVCSVTGSTQAGMIVGFAAQDRPRKVLGIDASAKPAETRAAVHKIARFTAEAVELGREILDEDVTLVEDYAGPEYGLPNQGTLEAIRLAARLEGMITDVVYEGKSMHALIDMARKGMFEKGSRVLYVHLGGAPAMNAYAGLYRPGA, encoded by the coding sequence ATGAAGTTGGAGAAGTTTCCCCGCTATCCGCTGATGTTTGGCCCCTCACCAATCCATCCCCTCAAAAGGCTCTCCGAGCACCTGGGGGTAGAAATTTGGGCCAAGCGCGAAGACTGCAACAGCGGGCTGGCCTTCGGCGGCAATAAAGTGCGCAAGCTGGAGTACCTGATCCCCGACGCCCTGGCTCAAGGCTGCGATACCCTGGTCTCCATCGGCGGGGTGCAGTCCAACCACACCCGCCAGGTAGCCGCGGTAGCCGCCCATCTGGGCCTCAAAGCCCTGCTGGTGCAGGAGCACTGGGTCAACTACGAAGACCCTATCTACGACCAAGTAGGCAACATCCTCCTCTCACGCATCCTGGGCGCTGAGGTCGAGCTCAGCCCGGCAGGCTTCAGTATTGGCCTGCGTGAAAGCTGGCAGCGGGCCCTGGATAAGGTGCGGCAGCGCGGGGGCAAGCCCTACGCGATCCCCGCCGGAGCCTCCGATCACCCGCTCGGTGGGCTGGGCTTCGCCCGCTTCGCCGAGGAAGTCGCGCAACAGGAGAGGGAGCTGGGCGTCTTCTTCGACTACATCATCGTCTGCTCGGTGACTGGCAGCACTCAAGCCGGAATGATCGTGGGTTTTGCCGCTCAGGACAGGCCGCGCAAGGTGCTGGGAATCGATGCCTCGGCCAAGCCCGCCGAGACCCGCGCTGCGGTGCACAAGATCGCCCGCTTCACCGCCGAGGCGGTCGAGCTGGGGCGCGAAATCCTCGATGAGGATGTGACCCTGGTGGAAGATTACGCAGGACCGGAGTACGGCCTACCCAACCAAGGGACCCTCGAGGCCATCCGGCTAGCGGCCCGTCTGGAGGGCATGATCACCGACGTGGTCTACGAGGGCAAGTCCATGCACGCGCTCATCGACATGGCCCGCAAGGGCATGTTCGAAAAGGGCTCTCGCGTGCTCTACGTGCACTTGGGCGGGGCCCCAGCGATGAACGCTTACGCCGGCCTATACCGACCCGGCGCATAG